One Ostrinia nubilalis chromosome 6, ilOstNubi1.1, whole genome shotgun sequence genomic region harbors:
- the LOC135072552 gene encoding mitochondrial import receptor subunit TOM70, translated as MASTGSTPFPKWQLAILLGAPLAIGLGYLYLRNRLEDPEKKKVADLKAKTTISLDNEENNAKTSENAIDRAMKLKGAGNRAFHAGEYDKAISLYNEAIEACPPDRPVDLATFYQNRSACYEKREMWEQVKEDCTFALKLNEKYVKAFLRRSRAAEKSGDLVLALEDVTSACILERFQVQSSLVNADRILKALGRQHAREALARRHPVMPSKHFIKTYFSAFSEDPITKIQLEEKATGGFSKAKHALDAQDYDSIVDACTEELEANGKYKNEALLLRATFYLLLGRHDEAQADLVKVIDSDASVKVKVNALIKRASLYTQLENTEHCLEDFARAAQLDPNNSDIYHHRGQVYLLLERMDEATAEFAKAVELNPDFSIAYIQKCYADYRHAQINKNVGALNQVRADFEHALERFPRCAEAYILFAQVLSDQQEWGRAEALFDSALAVDPNNATLYVHKGLVQLQKNTDFEKAVKLINKAIEMDDKCDFAYETLGTIEVQRGNLRRSLELFEKAIALAKTELEMTHLFSLKDAAAAQLKVSERWGLDWTVS; from the coding sequence ATGGcttcgaccggcagtacaccattTCCTAAATGGCAACTAGCCATTCTACTCGGTGCACCTTTGGCCATTGGCTTAGGTTACCTTTATCTAAGAAATAGATTAGAAGACCCAGAAAAGAAAAAAGTAGCTGATTTAAAGGCCAAGACTACTATTTCATTGGATAATGAAGAAAATAATGCCAAAACTTCGGAAAATGCCATCGACCGTGCTATGAAGTTGAAAGGTGCCGGAAACCGTGCCTTCCATGCTGGTGAATACGATAAAGCTATCTCTCTGTACAATGAAGCTATCGAAGCTTGCCCACCGGACCGTCCAGTGGATCTGGCCACATTCTATCAGAATCGATCTGCCTGCTATGAGAAAAGAGAAATGTGGGAACAGGTAAAAGAGGATTGCACCTTTGCGCTTAAGTTGAATGAGAAATATGTTAAAGCCTTCCTGCGTCGCTCACGTGCAGCCGAAAAGAGTGGTGATCTGGTTCTTGCCTTGGAAGATGTAACTTCGGCATGTATTCTGGAGAGATTCCAGGTCCAGAGTTCTCTAGTCAACGCGGATCGCATCCTCAAAGCTCTGGGTCGGCAACACGCCCGCGAAGCGCTTGCGAGACGGCACCCGGTCATGCCCTCTAAGCATTTCATTAAAACATACTTTTCAGCATTTTCTGAGGATCCCATTACTAAAATTCAATTGGAAGAGAAGGCTACTGGTGGATTTTCTAAAGCTAAACATGCTCTTGATGCTCAGGACTATGATTCTATTGTTGATGCTTGCACTGAAGAGCTGGAAGCTAATGGAAAGTATAAAAATGAAGCTTTACTCCTACGCGCTACTTTCTATCTGCTGCTTGGACGCCACGATGAAGCTCAGGCTGATTTGGTCAAAGTAATAGACAGTGATGCATCAGTCAAAGTGAAGGTGAATGCACTGATAAAGCGTGCATCCCTGTACACCCAGCTGGAGAACACAGAACATTGCTTGGAAGATTTTGCACGAGCTGCCCAATTAGACCCAAACAATTCTGACATCTACCACCACCGAGGTCAAGTGTATTTGTTATTGGAGCGCATGGATGAAGCAACTGCTGAATTTGCAAAAGCAGTTGAATTAAATCCTGACTTTTCCATCGCCTATATTCAGAAATGTTATGCTGACTATAGGCATGCTCAGATAAACAAGAATGTTGGTGCATTAAACCAGGTGCGAGCAGACTTCGAGCACGCCCTGGAGAGGTTCCCGCGGTGTGCCGAGGCATACATCCTGTTTGCTCAAGTTCTGTCTGACCAGCAAGAATGGGGCCGTGCCGAAGCACTGTTTGATTCTGCATTGGCAGTAGATCCAAACAATGCTACACTGTATGTCCACAAAGGATTGGTACAACTACAGAAGAATACAGACTTTGAAAAAGCAGTTAAACTTATTAACAAAGCTATTGAAATGGATGACAAATGTGATTTTGCATATGAAACACTTGGCACCATAGAAGTACAGAG
- the LOC135072560 gene encoding LOW QUALITY PROTEIN: uncharacterized protein LOC135072560 (The sequence of the model RefSeq protein was modified relative to this genomic sequence to represent the inferred CDS: inserted 1 base in 1 codon), producing MLGTKLIKFVMRNNILKQNKLATISSSLQCQQLRHKSDLYEPDYLISMEPDEPVYDCLNLQLKGYDFALLEACQSQIHRYAEVMGLTVDECWATPAQQLKVQRFKPKGTAVDAEYHLNIYERNVQVSDVPAWALGTLLRVARASLPEGCSLRVHEHAVEHEEVRYVPDNQLRELKQQLXRHGRQPRRQEEEEVARVLIY from the exons ATGCTGGGAACTAAGTTAATAAAGTTT GTAATGAGAAATAATATattgaaacaaaacaaattagCAACAATATCATCATCTTTGCAATGTCAACAACTGCGACACAAAAGTGATCTCTATGAGCCAGATTATCTcatt aGTATGGAACCTGATGAGCCAGTTTATGATTGCCTGAATTTGCAATTAAAAGGATATGATTTTGCATTGTTAGAAGCTTGCCAGAGTCAAATCCACAGATATGCTGAAGTCATGGGTCTCACAGTTGATGAATG TTGGGCGACACCAGCACAACAACTCAAAGTGCAGCGTTTCAAACCCAAAGGAACTGCAGTAGATGCTGAATATcacttaaatatttatgaaagaaatgtaCAG GTGAGCGACGTGCCGGCCTGGGCGCTGGGCACGCTGCTGCGCGTGGCGCGCGCGAGCCTGCCCGAGGGCTGCTCGCTGCGCGTGCACGAGCACGCCGTCGAGCACGAGGAGGTGCGCTACGTGCCCGACAACCAGCTGCGCGAGCTCAAACAGCAAC GAAGACATGGGCGGCAGCCGCGCCGACAAGAAGAAGAGGAAGTAGCGCGTGTGTTGATTTATTAA